In one Eschrichtius robustus isolate mEscRob2 chromosome 15, mEscRob2.pri, whole genome shotgun sequence genomic region, the following are encoded:
- the FAM98A gene encoding protein FAM98A: MECDLMETDILESLEDLGYKGPLLEDGALSQAVSAGASSPEFTKLCAWLVSELRVLCKLDENVQATNSPSEAEEFQLEVSGLLGEMNCPYLSLTSGDVTKRLLIQKNCLLLLTYLISELEAARMLCVNTPPKKAQEGGGSEVFQELKGICIALGMSKPPANITMFQFFSGIEKKLKETLAKVPPNHVGKPLLKKPMGPAHWEKIEAINQAIANEYEVRRKLLIKRLDVTVQSFGWSDRAKSQTEKLAKVYQPKRSVLSPKSTISVAHLLAARQDLSKILRTSSGSIREKTACAINKVLMGRVPDRGGRPNEIEPPPPEMPPWQKRQDGPQQPAGGRGAGRGGYEHSSYGGRGGHEQGGGRGGRGGYDRGGYDHGGRGGGRGNKHQGGWTDGGSGGGGGYQDGSYRDSGFQPGGYHGGHSGGYQGGGYGGFQTSTYTGSGYQGGGYQQDNRYQDGGHHGDRGSGRGGRGGRGGRGGGRAGQGGGWGGRGSQNYHQGGQFEQHFQHGGYQYNHSGFGQGRHYTS, from the exons ATGGAGTGTGACCTCATGGAGACTGACATCTTGGAGTCGTTGGAGGATCTCGG TTACAAGGGTCCATTGTTAGAAGATGGCGCTCTGTCTCAGGCAGTCTCTGCTGGAGCCAGTTCCCCTGAGTTTACCAAACTCTGTGCTTGGTTGGTGTCTGAATTAAGAGTGCTCTGTAAACTAGACGAAAATGTGCAAGCAACTAACA gCCCAAGTGAAGCTGAAGAATTCCAGCTTGAGGTGAGTGGGCTACTAGGGGAGATGAACTGTCCATATCTTTCACTGACATCTGGGGATGTGACCAAGCGCCTTCTCATTCAGAAGAACTGCCTCCTTTTGCTCA CATACCTCATCTCAGAACTAGAAGCTGCCAGAATGCTCTGTGTGAATACTCCTCCAAAAAAAGCTCAAGAAGGAGGCGGTAGTGAGGTCTTTCAAGAGTTGAAAGGCATATGTATTGCTCTAGGAATGTCCAAACCTCCAGCCAATATAACTATGTTCCAATTCTTCAGCGGGATTGAAAAAAAA TTAAAGGAAACATTAGCCAAAGTTCCACCTAAtcatgtgggaaagcctttattgAAGAAGCCAATGGGACCGGCCCACTGG GAAAAGATAGAAGCAATTAACCAAGCCATAGCCAATGAATATGAAGTTCGGAGAAAGCTGCTAATAAAACGTTTGGATGTCACTGTCCAGTCTTTTGGCTGGTCTGACAGAGCTAAG AGTCAGACAGAAAAATTAGCGAAGGTTTACCAGCCAAAACGCTCAGTCTTATCTCCTAAAAGTACTATTTCTGTTGCCCACCTTTTGGCCGCAAGACAAGACTTGTCAAAGATTTTAAGGACAAGCAGTGGCTCTATAAGAGAAAAGACTGCCTGTGCCATCAATAAG GTGTTGATGGGCAGGGTTCCTGACAGAGGAGGTAGGCCCAATGAAATTGAACCTCCACCCCCGGAGATGCCACCATGGCAGAAAAGGCAAGATGGCCCCCAGCAGCCAGCAGGAGGCCGCGGAGCAGGGAGAGGTGGTTATGAACATTCCTCATATGGAGGACGAGGAGGTCACGaacaaggaggagggagaggcggACGTGGTGGCTACGACCGCGGTGGCTACGACCACGGTGGccgagggggaggaagaggaaataagcatcAGGGAGGCTGGACAGATGGAGGGAGTGGAGGGGGAGGTGGCTACCAAGATGGTAGTTATCGAGATTCCGGTTTCCAGCCGGGTGGCTATCATGGTGGCCACAGTGGTGGCTACCAGGGTGGTGGTTATGGTGGCTTCCAAACATCTACATATACAGGAAGTGGATACCAGGGTGGTGGATATCAGCAGGACAATAGATACCAAGATGGAGGGCATCATGGTGATCGAGGCAGTGGTCGCGGAGGGAGAGGTGGTCGCGGAGGCCGAGGTGGTGGACGCGCAGGCCAGGGAGGAGgttggggaggaagagggagccAGAATTATCACCAGGGGGGACAATTTGAACAGCACTTCCAGCATGGAGGTTATCAGTATAATCATTCTGGATTTGGACAGGGCAGACATTATACTAGTTGA